Within Rhipicephalus microplus isolate Deutch F79 chromosome 9, USDA_Rmic, whole genome shotgun sequence, the genomic segment CTAGACTTCCTTCAAACCAACAACCACCGTCTGGTCCTATGGGCCAGGAGGAGAGCCAAACCTTTCAAGGCGTTGGTTCTCACGATAACGTTTTGAATCTAGATAACCCGGTGTTCAACGAGCTACCGATAATGCCATCCAAAGATGCATCGCATCCCCCACTGCCAAATCGTCCAAGAGGCATGGAAGCGGAGCAAGCTACTGAAAGTTTACACAGGAAGGTTCCCGCCAATTCTGTGAATCAATGGCCCAACTTTCGCACGACGGGTCGCAGTGACCAGCCTGGCGCTTCGGGTTACAGAAGACCACCATTAAGCCAAGAAAGGGCACTTGATGTGCCGGAAAAAGGTATGGGCGGTATTCCGGCCAACTCAGCTCCTCTTCTTTCTCCCCCACAACCCCCTTTTCCAGCAATTTCAGGGCGACCATCCTCAAGCGTCGATGTCTCGCAACAATGTCCCCAGATGCCAGTGGCCGCTTCACAGGGTGAGGGCCCACCGAGCGCTAGGGGACCGCCGGGACAGCGGCTGGTAATTGTAGATACGTGTAAAACTGAAAAAGCTGGGCCTCTTCCTGGTTCAACCGGAGAAGTGCGGCAGCTTTCAGCAGGTCCTCAACCAAGAAAGGGCATTTCACAAAAGCCGGATGTTCCGCCAATGCAGCCTACTTCAGCGGACCAGTGCCAGTTGCGAACTCCAGTGGCTCCGACCGTAACCAGCACACCACAACTACCCTTATCTAAAGACACTCCGCCAGTTACAGCCGATCAAGACCGCCAGCCTCCTCCGGCTGCTCCATGCATAGGCAGCGTCTCACAAGCACCGCAATGTGGATCCATTCTGCCTGCTACAGCTGACCAACAACGGCAACAGGCAGTTGCTACATGTGCAAGTGACATCTCGCAAGTCCCACAAAACACAAACCACCCACCTGTTAAACAGGAACAGCGCCAGCGTCCTCCATTAACTCCATTCACAAGCAGCGTCTCACAGACAACCCAAAGTGCACAGATACCGGGTGCTCAAGCTGGCCTATTGAGGCAGCGTCCCACAGTTACCGCCAGTGCAACCAGCGTTTCAGAAACACTACAAAACGCACCTCATACACCTGTTAAAACCGAACAGCAGCTACGGCCCATGGTAACTGCATCTGTGAGTGACGTTTCACAAATAGCACCTGAACGTGCAATACAGAAGTCCCCTTCAGTACCTGAAAGCAGAGATGATTCCCCTGCCACATCGACAGCGTCACATAGTCCTGCAGAAGAACGACATAGTGGTATCGAAGACCGCAAAGGACAGCGTCCCATCAGCTTTCCGCTTCCGAAAGGCAAATTGGAACAACTAGCAAGCCAAGTATTGCGTCCAAATCCTTCAGAAAAAGGACCACGAGCTCCAACCATCGGTTCAAATCAAAGTCAAGTGAGCACCCAAAGCAGCAACGAGAAACATTTATCGAGTTGTTCAGATAAACAACATCGTCTCGTACTTCCAGGATCATCCAACCCCACGCAGTCTAAGGGCCCTACTACTCTACCCTCATCTCAGCAGCTTACCGCAAGCATTTCTTCTACGGCCTCAGCCCAAAAACCAATTCCGGCGCCCCCTTTGCCGCCTTCACAGCTCACATCACAAACATTCTTCCCGACCTCTCAGCTAGTGCAAGCACCCACTGTCAGCCCGACACCCGGTAGCTTCAGTGCGCCCGGAATGACCGAAGTATGCCCCCCAATAACTACCACCTACCCGCAGCAGTTCTTCCCAATGACTTACATGCCTGTTCCTTTGGCGCAAGAAGGCTACATGACGGCCCCTAAACAATTATCCAATTCAAGTCCTTCTGGCAGCTACGACTTTCAACAGCGGCAAGTCACTTCACTTGAGACAAAGCACCCTACTTCAGTATCTTCCCCTATCCTCAAAACAGCAGCAAATCAGCTCTCTGCCAGCGTACCAGCAACAGTGCCATCTACTCCAACTCCGAGCTACTTCACTACGCCTCAACGCCCAGTTGCAACGAAGGTTCAAGAACCTCCAGCTAGCCCCCTGCCCCTTCGCGGTCAAGCACACCCTAATTCTGCCAGTCAGGGGCAGCTCCAACTTTCCTCAGCACAACCTACTTCCGCCAGTCAAGGGCAGCTCCAACTTCCTTCTGGTAATCAGCAGAAAATAGGCGAGAGAGGCATGCCTCCACAGGGAGAACAGCCAGGGGACGACAAAGGTGGACAAACACCGGGGTGCGACCCAGTACAAAATCGACCCGGAGGAGGTGACGGAAGCCATACAATTGACGCAGCATGTAAATCGGTTTCTAAGTTATCCACCTCAAACATTGAAAAGTACAGCTCAGAAGTTGAAATGGTTCATGCTAATGAAGACGGCGGTACACGTGAGAAACAGGATGCAAAAGTCAATAGCGGAGGTACAGCGCAGCTGGCTAAGACGCATGATGTCGACCGAGGCGTGGCAAAAGATGACGTCCCTCAAAAAGCTTCGCATGGTAAGCAAGCCATTCAGGGTATAAAGCAGAATGTTGACACAGAAAAACGGCGGCCAGAACCGACGAGTAAAGCAGATGCCTCGTCAGCTGGTGAAACAAAGGTTCTTGAAGATGAGGCCTACCCCAAAAAACCGGTGTGCTTCATGATGCGTGAAATCGCATTGAAAAGGcaagaagcttcaatgaaagaACAGGATACCGAAATTAAAGACGCAGAGAAGTCACAAAGCCTGGATCTTTTAGCAAAAAAACAGAAGGCTAAGGAGCCGAAGGCGGAGGGTTCACTAACAGAAGTCCAAGATTTGTTCTATGGGCCGCGGCCACCAACTGTCGAAGAGATCAGCGGAAAA encodes:
- the LOC119163735 gene encoding uncharacterized protein LOC119163735, translating into MGDRRRDSRGRPPSFEPRPLRHPPPDMPPFHEPMGNRPSLLEPTPHHSRGLLDRQRRRETRDEGPKEHRRRPPDYDDRYPASASVPPMHGDGLMRDAGRDDRGHRGRRFMEEDEELPSETYDYHGPSGGDPRGLPRRPSEPPRRPQSTPRYGGDRDRFFESTDRGRHSYSYSEHHGGERECFNDFGDRGELDREYYRGRDDPRRFGDGRNHEYQPDHMQHWPDDDQDWGPPPPGHRYSEERGRPGGTGQRPFIPEYSSGFDEERPSYMPCQESRRSSCSVPNRYQDWGPEGLRKGPHDLGPSEWEDEYGSLPYHPEPPDFGGMERAPVLSEEYPGGNMRDADLRGYDERPPKSSSHGYSRPRQFQEGSREMLGMPPYEDRPHHSPGSGRRPFREGFSEMQRPPRLPSNQQPPSGPMGQEESQTFQGVGSHDNVLNLDNPVFNELPIMPSKDASHPPLPNRPRGMEAEQATESLHRKVPANSVNQWPNFRTTGRSDQPGASGYRRPPLSQERALDVPEKGMGGIPANSAPLLSPPQPPFPAISGRPSSSVDVSQQCPQMPVAASQGEGPPSARGPPGQRLVIVDTCKTEKAGPLPGSTGEVRQLSAGPQPRKGISQKPDVPPMQPTSADQCQLRTPVAPTVTSTPQLPLSKDTPPVTADQDRQPPPAAPCIGSVSQAPQCGSILPATADQQRQQAVATCASDISQVPQNTNHPPVKQEQRQRPPLTPFTSSVSQTTQSAQIPGAQAGLLRQRPTVTASATSVSETLQNAPHTPVKTEQQLRPMVTASVSDVSQIAPERAIQKSPSVPESRDDSPATSTASHSPAEERHSGIEDRKGQRPISFPLPKGKLEQLASQVLRPNPSEKGPRAPTIGSNQSQVSTQSSNEKHLSSCSDKQHRLVLPGSSNPTQSKGPTTLPSSQQLTASISSTASAQKPIPAPPLPPSQLTSQTFFPTSQLVQAPTVSPTPGSFSAPGMTEVCPPITTTYPQQFFPMTYMPVPLAQEGYMTAPKQLSNSSPSGSYDFQQRQVTSLETKHPTSVSSPILKTAANQLSASVPATVPSTPTPSYFTTPQRPVATKVQEPPASPLPLRGQAHPNSASQGQLQLSSAQPTSASQGQLQLPSGNQQKIGERGMPPQGEQPGDDKGGQTPGCDPVQNRPGGGDGSHTIDAACKSVSKLSTSNIEKYSSEVEMVHANEDGGTREKQDAKVNSGGTAQLAKTHDVDRGVAKDDVPQKASHGKQAIQGIKQNVDTEKRRPEPTSKADASSAGETKVLEDEAYPKKPVCFMMREIALKRQEASMKEQDTEIKDAEKSQSLDLLAKKQKAKEPKAEGSLTEVQDLFYGPRPPTVEEISGKSKNTLTPDKASDIKLSAGNKTALYDQEVSSSTPETAVAGSSKQGNDREIDPNGMSGASTEKAAEVESVRGDDAKPTEKIEPATSRRHDDSSDERSGHSSERSSRAKDDSYRRRSSKRRRTYSSSDGKYEDDDSDVENNNDGVCLSGRGNEGQVFGIPVVFKAISTTRTFWNIRGSQVARELEEIVGDNVVNQKINRAGFLCVNVATAADAVKLLNLRRLGGAEVESVIPSMYLRHEAKIRGVPYHYTNEKLAELFADVGVLSARRQLTVKRMHDGTYEEFPRSSVVLTFKPDATLPKSLELDNEKFIVEEYIEAPLQCFKCLRFGHTSRACVSVSRCKNCGARYCDEECERSTPMCANCFGPHQATYVGCPRRREVAFASLWKRTFDINAL